The proteins below are encoded in one region of Nitrospirota bacterium:
- the folE gene encoding GTP cyclohydrolase I FolE: MDRKKIEKGVRLILEGIGEDAERAGLKDTPSRIAKLYEEIFAGLETPAEELLKPIEGESHDEMVLLKDIPFYSVCEHHLLPFIGKAHVAYIPSGGKIVGLSELAKAVEMFAKRPQVQERLTTQLADMIMDKLKPKGAMVIIDAEHLCLSMRGIKKPNARTITSAVRGIFRTKESTRMELLELIKRRD; encoded by the coding sequence ATGGACAGAAAGAAAATTGAAAAAGGCGTAAGGCTGATTCTCGAAGGCATCGGCGAAGATGCTGAAAGGGCGGGACTGAAGGACACGCCCTCTCGTATTGCAAAACTGTACGAGGAGATATTCGCGGGATTAGAAACCCCGGCAGAGGAATTATTAAAACCCATCGAGGGCGAAAGCCACGATGAGATGGTGCTGCTGAAGGACATTCCTTTTTACTCAGTGTGTGAGCACCACCTTCTGCCTTTCATAGGCAAGGCGCATGTCGCGTATATCCCCTCAGGCGGTAAGATCGTCGGCCTGAGCGAACTTGCAAAAGCAGTCGAGATGTTCGCAAAGAGGCCGCAGGTCCAGGAGCGCCTGACCACACAGCTTGCTGACATGATAATGGATAAATTAAAACCCAAAGGCGCAATGGTCATCATAGACGCCGAACATTTATGCCTCTCTATGAGGGGGATTAAAAAGCCGAATGCCCGCACAATAACATCAGCAGTCAGAGGAATATTCCGGACGAAAGAATCGACCAGGATGGAATTGCTGGAACTAATAAAAAGAAGGGATTAG
- a CDS encoding 5-formyltetrahydrofolate cyclo-ligase: MKKALRERLLKKRNRIGLQEKKVKEAAIRKRLYASADFKKAKSMLFYASFRSEVDTMTCIAHTLKLKKNVVLPRVENKKEMLRLFAINNISEIEPGYMGIPEPVIRTASERKLNDIDIVIVPGAGFDKNGNRLGYGAGYYDKLFSGIRDQGSGVRKEKLIPNPQPPKPVLIALAFEEQIASEIPSEKHDVKMDRIITEKRTIVCRKKEINHRDTEAQRKKSTDFADDTD; this comes from the coding sequence TTGAAGAAGGCCCTCAGAGAAAGACTTTTAAAAAAAAGAAACCGTATCGGGCTTCAGGAAAAGAAGGTAAAAGAGGCGGCCATAAGGAAAAGACTTTATGCGTCGGCTGACTTCAAGAAGGCAAAGAGCATGTTGTTTTACGCTTCATTCAGAAGCGAGGTAGACACAATGACGTGTATAGCGCATACATTGAAATTAAAAAAGAATGTGGTCTTGCCGAGGGTTGAAAACAAAAAGGAAATGTTAAGGCTTTTTGCGATAAATAATATTTCCGAAATTGAACCGGGCTACATGGGGATTCCAGAGCCGGTGATTAGAACGGCAAGTGAAAGAAAATTGAACGATATTGATATCGTGATCGTTCCAGGCGCGGGTTTCGATAAAAACGGAAACCGTCTCGGATACGGCGCAGGATATTATGACAAGCTGTTTTCAGGGATTAGGGACCAGGGATCAGGGGTCAGAAAAGAAAAACTAATCCCAAACCCCCAACCCCCAAAACCCGTTCTCATTGCGCTTGCCTTTGAAGAGCAGATCGCTTCTGAGATACCAAGTGAAAAGCATGATGTAAAGATGGACAGGATAATAACAGAGAAAAGAACAATTGTTTGCAGAAAAAAGGAGATTAACCACAGAGACACGGAGGCACAGAGAAAGAAATCCACAGATTTCGCAGATGACACAGATTAA
- a CDS encoding AAA family ATPase, translating into MKIAITGKGGVGKTTVSALLSHLYSTEGKKVIAVDADPDANFASALGISRNEIEKIRPIAEIAELIEERTGAKPGTSGGIFKINPRVDDIPEGFGFKINNITLLVMGKSKFAASGCYCPEHALLRRLLKHLIVERDEVVIVDMEAGIEHFTRGTAEGVNAFIVVVEPGQRSIQTAVAVKSLAKGLGVKKVFIVANKVRKEEDVLFIKNNLSDMDFIGQISFNESIMELDINGLPSYKASQKTLDEAKAIKDNLEKAI; encoded by the coding sequence ATGAAAATCGCAATTACAGGAAAAGGCGGAGTTGGAAAGACCACTGTCTCCGCCCTGTTAAGTCATTTATATTCAACGGAAGGGAAAAAAGTGATTGCGGTGGACGCGGACCCCGACGCGAACTTTGCATCAGCCCTCGGCATCTCAAGGAATGAAATAGAAAAGATAAGGCCCATTGCCGAGATAGCGGAGTTAATCGAGGAAAGGACCGGCGCAAAGCCCGGGACCAGCGGGGGCATATTCAAGATCAACCCGAGGGTGGATGACATCCCCGAAGGCTTCGGCTTTAAAATCAACAATATCACCCTGCTCGTGATGGGTAAATCAAAGTTCGCGGCATCAGGCTGTTATTGCCCTGAACACGCGCTGTTGAGAAGGCTCTTAAAACACCTTATCGTAGAAAGAGATGAGGTTGTCATCGTTGACATGGAGGCGGGCATAGAGCACTTCACAAGAGGTACAGCCGAGGGAGTCAACGCGTTCATTGTTGTTGTTGAGCCGGGACAGAGGAGCATCCAGACGGCGGTTGCTGTGAAAAGTCTCGCAAAAGGCCTCGGTGTAAAAAAGGTATTTATCGTCGCCAACAAGGTCAGGAAAGAAGAGGATGTCCTTTTCATTAAAAACAACCTGAGTGATATGGACTTTATAGGCCAGATAAGCTTTAACGAAAGTATCATGGAACTGGATATTAACGGCCTGCCGTCTTATAAGGCATCTCAAAAGACCCTTGACGAGGCAAAAGCTATCAAGGACAACCTGGAAAAAGCAATTTGA
- a CDS encoding GGDEF domain-containing protein, producing MTIYLKSKFSVDETKGRFNLRRYFSIFSFGIIILLTIVLSALVYWNQRDSLVEYSISSAVTFAQQLNTRIHEKFIHTDLAKGNNLRIDKDSPVHLELDNIAEIFLKDYVDVKKIKMFNLEGKVVYSTEHEDIGLISNSDTMKKALSGRTASKLTKRETPFREDSSNRGKKFNIDVLEIYVPIYRDLNISSQEEIIGAFELYKDVSPLFSLMREQFYKVPLLLIISMGLLYLFLQMIIKKANTIINRQHEEMDLHNAELEEAQKRIKVAIDEVIENGSFHVRLQCDNLLKCWEVKNCGQVKCPSFKSDNLRCWQVSGTFCGGKVQGYFANKYGDCRKCDIFQNAFKDRISMIGESFNNMMMLLESKHQELQKLNERLKILIDTDPLTEIGNRRSFQKRMENVHLLSVRYNHPYSIIICDVDNFKSYNDTHGHQKGDYALISIANAMKASLRRTDEIFRWGGEEFIIILPEQNLTSSLTVAENLRAQVESLGIPHHGCALKILTVSVGVACNIAENVKYISWESVIKQADDELYKAKSAGKNCVSPTANIKN from the coding sequence ATGACAATATATTTAAAATCAAAGTTCAGCGTTGATGAGACAAAGGGCAGATTTAACCTGCGAAGATACTTTTCCATCTTCAGTTTCGGGATCATTATACTTTTAACAATAGTCTTGAGCGCCCTCGTTTACTGGAACCAGCGGGACTCACTGGTTGAATATTCAATATCCTCAGCCGTGACTTTTGCACAACAATTGAATACCCGGATACATGAAAAATTTATTCATACGGATTTAGCAAAAGGCAATAACCTGCGGATAGATAAAGACTCGCCGGTGCACCTGGAGCTTGACAATATCGCGGAAATATTTTTGAAAGATTATGTTGATGTTAAGAAGATCAAGATGTTTAACCTTGAAGGGAAAGTTGTTTATTCAACCGAGCACGAAGACATCGGGCTTATAAGCAATAGCGATACAATGAAAAAGGCCTTATCCGGCCGGACAGCTTCGAAACTGACAAAACGCGAGACGCCGTTCAGGGAAGATTCATCAAACAGGGGCAAGAAATTCAACATAGACGTGCTTGAAATTTATGTCCCCATCTACAGGGACTTAAATATTTCTTCGCAGGAAGAAATTATCGGGGCGTTTGAACTTTATAAAGATGTGAGCCCCCTTTTCAGTTTGATGAGGGAGCAGTTTTACAAGGTGCCTTTACTGCTTATTATTTCAATGGGGTTACTTTACCTTTTCCTGCAGATGATAATTAAGAAAGCCAACACTATAATTAACAGGCAGCATGAAGAAATGGACTTGCATAACGCGGAGCTTGAGGAGGCACAGAAAAGGATAAAGGTTGCGATAGATGAAGTTATTGAGAACGGAAGTTTTCATGTCAGGCTTCAGTGCGACAACCTATTAAAATGCTGGGAGGTCAAAAATTGCGGACAGGTCAAATGTCCCAGCTTTAAATCCGACAACTTAAGATGCTGGCAGGTGTCCGGCACTTTCTGCGGGGGCAAGGTGCAGGGGTATTTCGCCAACAAATACGGTGATTGCAGGAAATGTGATATTTTTCAAAATGCATTCAAAGACAGGATCAGCATGATCGGCGAAAGCTTTAATAACATGATGATGCTCCTTGAGAGCAAGCACCAGGAATTGCAGAAATTAAATGAGAGGCTGAAGATCCTTATCGACACCGACCCGTTAACGGAAATAGGAAACCGCAGGAGCTTCCAGAAAAGGATGGAGAATGTTCACCTGCTGTCGGTCAGATACAATCATCCCTACAGCATTATTATTTGCGACGTTGATAATTTTAAATCTTATAATGATACACACGGCCATCAGAAGGGCGACTATGCCCTTATCTCAATAGCCAATGCCATGAAGGCCTCACTCAGAAGGACGGACGAGATATTCAGATGGGGCGGTGAAGAATTTATTATTATCCTGCCCGAGCAGAACCTGACATCCTCTTTGACAGTTGCGGAGAACCTCAGGGCGCAGGTTGAGTCGCTCGGGATACCGCATCACGGCTGTGCTCTAAAAATATTAACTGTCAGCGTCGGAGTTGCCTGCAATATCGCAGAGAATGTTAAATACATTTCATGGGAGAGCGTGATCAAACAGGCCGATGACGAGCTTTACAAGGCAAAGTCGGCAGGGAAAAACTGTGTATCTCCCACTGCAAATATAAAAAACTGA
- a CDS encoding DUF401 family protein has product MIDILKILSVLAIMVLLLKRRWNLGLVMVLSSVILAFFYLLAPLDFLKAFYSGSTDKTTISLIAALLLIRIFENVMRKNGIMQQMMDSFRGVVMDRRILMASMPALIGLLPSMGGALFSAPMVDEASKSINISQEKKAFVNYVFRHPWEFILPLYPGVILASAITSYSLRELMLANLPYAVCLVIGGTVWGLRGIGMQREGFKKISGAGLRSFLPLAIILIMVIVFHLNLSICLSAVIIGMFVVFKYPVKNIFQSLREGFSWEIVLIILGAMTFKAVLNYSGAVANISKFFVEEGIPVLPALFFLPFIYGLLTGLTVGFVGSTFPIILGLENAHHIGAISFAFASGYVGVLLSPVHLCLVLTREYFKAAMNGIYKKTIKVCVLIMLAALAEYLISSRYWQ; this is encoded by the coding sequence ATGATCGACATCCTTAAAATCCTGTCAGTGCTTGCTATCATGGTGCTTCTCCTGAAAAGGCGGTGGAACCTCGGATTGGTAATGGTCCTCTCATCCGTTATACTCGCCTTCTTCTATCTGCTCGCGCCGCTCGATTTCCTGAAGGCTTTTTATTCCGGGTCAACGGACAAAACAACCATCAGCCTGATCGCGGCGCTTCTCCTCATAAGAATTTTTGAGAACGTCATGAGGAAGAACGGGATTATGCAGCAGATGATGGATTCATTCAGGGGGGTTGTAATGGACAGGCGGATACTGATGGCGTCAATGCCCGCGCTTATCGGGCTTTTGCCATCAATGGGAGGTGCGCTCTTTTCCGCGCCCATGGTGGACGAGGCGTCAAAAAGCATCAACATTTCCCAGGAGAAAAAGGCATTCGTAAATTATGTGTTCAGGCATCCCTGGGAATTTATACTGCCTCTTTACCCAGGCGTGATCCTCGCGTCCGCCATTACTTCGTATTCTCTGAGAGAGTTAATGCTTGCCAATCTGCCGTATGCCGTCTGCCTTGTGATCGGAGGGACTGTCTGGGGATTGAGAGGCATCGGAATGCAGAGAGAGGGTTTCAAAAAAATATCCGGCGCCGGGCTGAGGAGCTTTCTTCCCTTAGCTATCATTTTGATCATGGTAATAGTCTTTCATCTGAATTTATCGATCTGCCTCAGCGCGGTGATCATCGGCATGTTTGTTGTGTTCAAGTATCCTGTGAAAAATATTTTTCAGAGTTTAAGGGAGGGTTTTTCATGGGAGATCGTGTTGATCATACTTGGAGCGATGACCTTCAAGGCGGTGCTCAATTATTCCGGGGCGGTTGCAAACATAAGCAAATTTTTCGTGGAAGAGGGTATTCCAGTATTGCCCGCGCTGTTTTTCCTGCCGTTCATTTACGGGCTCCTCACCGGGCTTACCGTAGGTTTTGTCGGCAGCACATTTCCGATCATCCTCGGACTTGAGAATGCGCATCACATAGGCGCTATTTCCTTTGCGTTTGCCTCAGGATATGTCGGAGTGCTTTTATCCCCGGTCCATCTCTGTCTTGTTTTGACAAGGGAATATTTCAAGGCCGCAATGAACGGCATTTACAAAAAGACCATAAAGGTGTGCGTATTGATCATGCTTGCCGCTCTGGCGGAGTATCTTATTTCAAGCCGTTATTGGCAATGA
- a CDS encoding VCBS repeat-containing protein gives MDWDNDGRHDLLVGDTNGNVQIFLNVNSNSDPVLSGGKYIQADRGNLNAGNRAAPVADDWNGDGKKDLIIGSIDGKIKIYINKGTDAEPVFDSSYLLQVGGRDFAVSGRAAPRVADWNKDGLKDLLVGDLEGYVYYLKNAGTNSAPVFKRAEKLFLRNGDFLRYPDPDGDPRSRLYVTDWNNDGLDDIVLGGKDGKVMLYLAAQKPSYSPAVFAKRIFFQIQERAVKFKDRAKEKIRGLKKKLW, from the coding sequence GTGGACTGGGACAATGACGGAAGACATGATTTACTGGTAGGCGATACAAACGGAAATGTCCAGATATTTCTAAACGTAAACAGTAATTCAGATCCGGTACTATCGGGCGGCAAATATATACAGGCAGACAGAGGTAATCTTAATGCCGGCAACAGGGCGGCCCCTGTTGCAGACGACTGGAACGGTGACGGTAAGAAAGACCTGATCATCGGCAGCATAGACGGGAAAATTAAAATTTATATCAACAAAGGCACTGACGCTGAACCTGTCTTTGATTCATCATATCTCCTGCAGGTGGGCGGCAGAGATTTTGCTGTCAGCGGCAGGGCTGCACCGAGAGTGGCTGACTGGAACAAAGACGGCTTAAAAGACCTCCTCGTGGGTGATCTGGAAGGCTATGTTTATTATTTAAAAAACGCCGGCACGAACAGCGCGCCTGTATTTAAAAGGGCTGAAAAACTTTTTCTCAGAAACGGCGATTTCCTCCGGTATCCTGATCCAGACGGCGACCCGCGCTCGCGGCTTTATGTTACGGACTGGAATAACGACGGACTTGACGATATCGTGCTGGGAGGCAAAGACGGCAAGGTCATGCTGTATCTTGCGGCGCAAAAGCCATCATATTCACCCGCTGTTTTTGCAAAGAGAATATTTTTTCAGATACAGGAAAGGGCCGTTAAATTTAAAGACAGGGCCAAAGAGAAGATCAGGGGATTGAAGAAAAAATTGTGGTAG
- a CDS encoding NUDIX domain-containing protein has protein sequence MHEELLDVVNDRGEVIKTLPRSVIHGNPALMHRVVHVLVFNEKGELLLQKRSMNKDVAPGKWDTSVGGHVDAGETILAAVRREMEEELGVSTCGPEFLYTYIHSNPYETEIVYTHSCIHAGEIKFHQGEIDEVRFWGIDEIRENIGKGIFSDNFEHEIETYMKFKDSKS, from the coding sequence ATGCACGAAGAACTCCTTGATGTTGTAAATGATCGCGGTGAGGTAATTAAAACCCTTCCACGCTCCGTAATACACGGCAATCCGGCGTTGATGCATCGTGTTGTTCATGTGCTTGTGTTTAATGAGAAGGGGGAACTATTGCTCCAGAAGCGTTCGATGAACAAGGACGTGGCACCGGGGAAATGGGACACGTCAGTCGGAGGGCATGTTGACGCAGGAGAAACAATCCTTGCAGCAGTGCGCCGTGAGATGGAGGAAGAGCTTGGTGTTTCAACCTGCGGACCGGAATTCCTTTACACCTACATCCACTCAAACCCTTATGAGACTGAAATTGTATACACGCATTCATGCATTCATGCGGGAGAAATAAAATTTCATCAAGGCGAAATTGACGAGGTGCGTTTCTGGGGCATTGATGAAATCAGGGAAAATATCGGCAAAGGCATCTTCAGCGATAATTTTGAACACGAGATCGAGACATATATGAAATTTAAGGATTCGAAATCGTAA
- the thiD gene encoding bifunctional hydroxymethylpyrimidine kinase/phosphomethylpyrimidine kinase: MKINPMKIALTIAGSDPSGGAGFQVDLRTFKAMGVYGLSVPSVLTAQNTRGVNSVHELPEDFFTAQLDTLLDDVRPDALKTGMIYTAQNMKIIAEKIKEYSLDNLVVDPIIISSTGVPLIKEEALKAMKDYLLPAAKVITPNINEASALTGIDIQDKNDMKDAAIKLKDYGVQSVIITGGHMKGKAMDLLFDGAEFMSLENKKLEGKYHGTGCVFSAAIAACLALDYGIIEAFIKAKEFTFDAIKSAGSVGSGMKVLNI, encoded by the coding sequence ATGAAGATCAATCCTATGAAAATCGCGCTTACTATAGCCGGTTCCGACCCGAGCGGCGGGGCCGGATTTCAGGTGGATTTGCGGACCTTCAAGGCGATGGGTGTTTACGGGCTGAGCGTTCCCTCCGTGCTCACCGCGCAAAATACGAGAGGCGTCAACAGCGTACACGAACTGCCTGAGGATTTTTTCACGGCGCAGCTCGATACGCTCCTTGACGATGTAAGGCCCGACGCACTCAAGACAGGCATGATCTACACTGCGCAAAACATGAAGATCATCGCTGAAAAAATAAAGGAATACTCCCTTGATAACCTCGTTGTCGATCCGATAATTATCTCATCCACCGGGGTGCCGCTTATAAAAGAAGAGGCCCTGAAGGCAATGAAGGATTATCTGCTGCCCGCGGCCAAGGTCATCACCCCGAATATAAACGAAGCCTCCGCCCTCACCGGCATTGACATTCAGGACAAAAATGATATGAAGGATGCCGCCATAAAACTGAAAGATTACGGCGTTCAGTCGGTGATAATTACGGGCGGGCACATGAAGGGAAAGGCAATGGACCTGCTTTTTGACGGGGCAGAATTTATGTCTCTTGAAAATAAAAAACTTGAAGGGAAATATCACGGCACCGGGTGTGTTTTTTCAGCGGCGATCGCGGCATGTCTTGCGCTTGATTACGGAATAATAGAGGCCTTTATAAAGGCAAAGGAATTCACGTTTGACGCTATAAAGTCAGCGGGCTCGGTCGGCAGCGGCATGAAGGTCTTAAATATATAA
- a CDS encoding PAS domain S-box protein, translating into MDLIHSLFYRNIDVVFFIYGLAFVTMGFTVLVQPKKGSEFKIANILWLLAAFGLTHGLNEFMDMWAIIKGRNITIDMARWFILVISYFFLFEFGRKLSRLSIPMLPDWQKRIVNGLVWWLLPAIGISILLGAFISHDFWEVGSIWTRYLLGFPGGVLIGFGFYSYYKYEQSILEPLKVRKYFLLGGYAFLVYGVLGGIIVPKGDFFPANWLNTDSFLITVKLPVQVLRALCAIIATWAIGGMLTIFNWEIRSKLEEAQLILRQQLKESEDRYMDIVESSSDMIHSIDTDGTLICTNKQGFKHLGYSQVELIGKHIREIYTPETWKEVEDKLEKLEREGSIYIDSGNIIKKDGQKLDITIYMIAMYDTKRRLLGARLTVRDITERKQAEEALRESEGRYRLLFEESRDAIYMATQNGEFVNINQSALDLFGYTKEEIQKLNITDLYVNPVDRDGFQQEIEQKGFVRDYEVKLRRKDGTVMDCLVTSTMRRDKHANIVGYQGIIRDITGLKRKEEEQLKIEKLESVGILAGGIAHDFNNILTNIVSNIALVKMSMKTGQNEYDILTDAEKACRHAKYLTNQLLTFSKGGAPIKNITSIKDVLKESAGFALMGSNVRFDLSIADDLRPVKIDEGQISQVINNLVINANQAMPDGGAIHVRAENVTVNGDNAFSVPKGEYVRITIKDEGTGIPKEYLKKIFDPYFTTKQKGSGLGLTTTYSIIKNHDGYINVESELNAGTTFYIHLPASSEPIEKYNEKPDRPLKGEGKILLMEDDKIIQKSVARILKQLGYEVEVADNGDEAIGLYKKAKGSANPFDIVMMDLTIRGGMGGKEAIKILLAIDPDVKAIVSSGYSNDPIMADFKHYGFKGILIKPFEIEELSALLHKVMEES; encoded by the coding sequence ATGGATTTGATCCACAGTTTATTTTACCGCAACATAGACGTTGTCTTTTTCATCTACGGCCTCGCGTTCGTGACGATGGGGTTCACAGTACTGGTCCAGCCGAAAAAAGGAAGCGAGTTTAAGATCGCCAACATCCTGTGGCTCCTCGCTGCATTCGGCCTCACTCACGGGCTGAATGAATTCATGGACATGTGGGCCATAATTAAAGGCAGAAATATTACCATAGATATGGCCCGCTGGTTTATCCTTGTTATCTCCTACTTTTTCCTGTTTGAATTCGGCAGAAAACTCTCCCGCCTGAGCATCCCGATGCTCCCCGATTGGCAGAAAAGAATTGTCAACGGGCTTGTCTGGTGGCTGTTGCCCGCGATAGGTATTTCCATACTTTTGGGCGCTTTTATATCCCATGATTTCTGGGAAGTCGGCAGTATCTGGACCAGATATCTTTTAGGGTTTCCAGGCGGCGTCCTGATCGGTTTCGGATTTTATTCATATTACAAATATGAACAGAGTATTCTGGAACCTTTAAAAGTCAGGAAGTATTTTCTGCTGGGCGGGTATGCTTTTCTGGTTTACGGCGTCCTTGGCGGTATTATAGTACCCAAAGGAGATTTCTTCCCTGCAAACTGGCTTAACACTGATTCATTTCTTATAACAGTCAAACTCCCTGTGCAGGTATTACGCGCGCTTTGCGCGATAATTGCCACGTGGGCCATAGGCGGGATGCTGACAATCTTCAACTGGGAAATAAGAAGCAAGCTTGAAGAGGCTCAGTTGATATTGCGGCAGCAGTTGAAAGAATCTGAGGACAGGTACATGGACATCGTTGAAAGCTCCTCAGACATGATCCACTCTATAGACACCGACGGCACCCTCATCTGTACAAATAAGCAGGGATTCAAACACCTCGGCTATTCACAGGTTGAGCTTATCGGAAAACATATTAGAGAAATCTATACGCCTGAAACATGGAAAGAAGTGGAAGACAAGCTCGAAAAACTTGAGCGCGAAGGGTCCATCTATATTGACAGCGGTAATATAATCAAAAAAGACGGGCAAAAACTCGATATCACCATTTATATGATAGCGATGTATGACACCAAAAGAAGATTGCTTGGAGCGAGACTGACGGTCAGGGACATTACTGAACGCAAACAGGCTGAAGAGGCCCTCCGGGAAAGCGAAGGAAGGTACCGTCTTCTTTTCGAGGAATCAAGGGACGCGATTTATATGGCAACACAAAACGGGGAGTTTGTTAATATCAACCAGTCCGCGCTGGACCTTTTCGGTTATACAAAAGAGGAGATACAGAAATTAAATATCACCGATCTGTATGTCAATCCCGTGGACAGGGACGGGTTCCAGCAGGAAATAGAGCAGAAGGGTTTCGTCAGGGACTATGAGGTGAAATTGCGCAGGAAAGACGGGACCGTGATGGACTGTCTGGTAACTTCGACCATGCGGCGGGACAAACATGCCAACATCGTCGGGTATCAGGGGATCATACGTGACATTACCGGGCTGAAAAGAAAGGAAGAGGAGCAGTTAAAGATAGAAAAGCTTGAGTCGGTGGGGATCCTGGCAGGCGGCATCGCCCATGATTTCAATAATATACTGACCAACATTGTCAGCAATATCGCGCTTGTAAAGATGTCCATGAAAACCGGACAAAATGAATATGATATACTTACGGACGCGGAGAAGGCCTGTCGGCACGCCAAGTATTTAACGAACCAGCTGCTGACATTCTCCAAGGGAGGGGCGCCGATCAAAAATATAACCTCCATCAAGGACGTGCTGAAGGAATCAGCGGGCTTTGCATTAATGGGCTCCAACGTCAGATTTGATCTTTCTATTGCAGACGACCTGCGCCCTGTGAAGATAGACGAAGGGCAGATAAGCCAGGTCATTAACAACCTTGTTATCAATGCAAACCAGGCCATGCCGGACGGCGGCGCCATTCATGTCCGCGCTGAGAATGTGACCGTAAATGGGGACAACGCCTTTTCCGTGCCAAAAGGTGAATATGTCAGGATAACGATCAAAGATGAAGGGACGGGCATCCCGAAAGAGTACCTGAAAAAAATATTTGACCCCTACTTCACCACCAAGCAGAAAGGTAGCGGTCTCGGCCTGACAACCACCTACTCCATCATCAAAAACCATGATGGATATATTAACGTCGAATCGGAATTAAACGCCGGGACAACATTCTACATCCACCTTCCCGCCTCCAGCGAGCCGATAGAAAAATATAATGAGAAACCGGACAGGCCACTGAAGGGAGAAGGCAAGATATTGCTGATGGAAGACGATAAGATCATCCAGAAATCCGTCGCAAGGATACTTAAGCAGCTCGGCTATGAAGTCGAGGTCGCCGACAACGGAGACGAAGCCATCGGGCTGTACAAAAAAGCCAAAGGGTCCGCAAACCCTTTTGATATAGTCATGATGGACCTGACCATTCGCGGCGGGATGGGGGGCAAAGAGGCCATCAAGATACTTCTTGCTATTGACCCGGATGTTAAGGCCATTGTCTCAAGCGGTTACTCCAACGATCCGATAATGGCTGATTTTAAACATTACGGCTTCAAGGGGATACTTATAAAACCCTTTGAGATAGAAGAGCTGAGCGCGCTGCTGCATAAGGTGATGGAAGAAAGCTGA
- the queF gene encoding NADPH-dependent 7-cyano-7-deazaguanine reductase QueF — MKYGEKEIAKAKLERWDNPHQDRDYTIEISFGEFTCLCPRSGYPDFATININYVPDKYIVELKSLKLYLNKFRSQHISHESAANQIFDDLKKFLKPRHLEVTGDFNPRGNVKTVIRISS; from the coding sequence ATGAAATACGGTGAGAAGGAAATCGCGAAGGCTAAACTCGAAAGATGGGACAACCCCCATCAGGACAGGGATTATACAATTGAGATAAGCTTCGGTGAATTCACCTGCCTGTGTCCCCGTTCCGGCTATCCCGACTTTGCTACAATTAACATCAACTACGTCCCTGATAAATATATAGTGGAACTTAAATCGCTGAAACTCTATCTCAATAAATTCCGCAGTCAGCACATATCTCATGAATCCGCTGCAAATCAGATATTCGACGACTTGAAGAAATTTTTGAAACCGAGACATCTTGAGGTAACTGGAGACTTTAATCCAAGGGGCAACGTAAAGACAGTCATAAGAATATCTTCTTAA
- a CDS encoding RNA methyltransferase, producing the protein MNNWKDNVHFILVEPKEPGNIGAAARAIKNMGFKNLSIVHPSYVITDEALRFAHGAADILRSAAVFNSLKDSVRDKSIIAGTSRRKGRKRGVFVPAGPGAQRLFQIASSNRIGILFGREDRGLFNEEIEECGFLMTIPSSKKQPSLNLAHAVLIIAYELSKAEYTTADSTLPFPGLVGNKELSALYGRIEKTLKLLEYIPHGKKNLSGKIIQNLKHLVGRAGLTDWEMKMFHGICSQIEKKITGQT; encoded by the coding sequence ATGAATAATTGGAAGGACAATGTACACTTCATCCTTGTGGAGCCGAAGGAGCCGGGCAATATAGGAGCTGCCGCGCGCGCGATCAAGAACATGGGTTTCAAAAATCTCTCCATAGTGCATCCATCATATGTCATAACGGATGAAGCCCTCCGGTTTGCGCACGGAGCTGCCGATATATTGAGGTCCGCCGCGGTCTTTAATTCACTTAAAGATTCTGTCAGGGACAAATCAATTATCGCCGGCACGTCAAGAAGGAAGGGAAGAAAGCGCGGGGTGTTTGTCCCTGCCGGACCCGGCGCGCAAAGGTTATTTCAAATTGCGAGCTCAAACAGGATTGGTATTCTCTTTGGACGGGAAGACAGGGGGCTTTTCAATGAGGAAATTGAGGAATGCGGTTTTCTCATGACAATACCATCAAGCAAAAAGCAGCCGTCTCTCAATCTGGCGCATGCTGTCTTAATCATTGCGTATGAACTTTCAAAGGCCGAGTACACAACAGCCGATAGTACGTTACCTTTCCCCGGACTGGTTGGCAATAAAGAACTCTCAGCCTTATACGGGAGGATAGAAAAGACGCTTAAACTGCTTGAGTATATTCCGCATGGCAAGAAAAACCTTTCCGGAAAGATCATTCAGAACCTTAAGCACCTTGTCGGGCGCGCGGGATTGACCGACTGGGAAATGAAAATGTTTCACGGCATCTGCTCGCAGATAGAAAAGAAAATAACCGGGCAAACCTGA